In the genome of Polaribacter atrinae, one region contains:
- the lpdA gene encoding dihydrolipoyl dehydrogenase, producing the protein MKYDIIVIGSGPGGYISAVRASQLGKKVAIIEKYSTLGGTCLNVGCIPSKALLDSSHHYYDAVNHFEEHGISVENPTFDFGKMVERKAKVVETTTGGITYLMDKNNVDVFEGLGSFEDATHVKITKKDGSSEIIEGTNIIIATGSKPSTLPFISLDKERVITSTEALKLPEVPKHLIVIGGGVIGLELGSVYKRLGADVTVVEYAPKITPTMDADVSKELTKVLKKQGIKFAVSHGVTSVERNGDEVIVKANNKKGEEVTFTGDYCLVAVGRKAYTEGLGLEKIGVEVNERGQVTTNDHLQTNVSNIYAIGDVVKGAMLAHKAEEEGVVVAEYLAGEKPHIDYNLIPGIVYTWPEVAAVGKTEQELKDAKVDYKVGKFSMRALGRSRASGDTDGFVKVIADKNTDEILGVHMVGARVADLIMEAAVAMEYRASAEDLARICHGHPTYSEAVKEAAKAAWDGKPLNA; encoded by the coding sequence ATGAAATACGATATTATTGTAATTGGATCTGGTCCTGGAGGATACATTTCTGCAGTTAGAGCATCTCAATTAGGTAAAAAAGTAGCAATTATTGAAAAATACTCAACTTTAGGAGGAACTTGTTTAAACGTTGGTTGTATTCCATCTAAAGCATTATTAGACTCTTCTCATCATTATTATGATGCTGTAAACCATTTTGAAGAACATGGAATTTCTGTTGAAAATCCGACGTTTGATTTTGGAAAAATGGTAGAAAGAAAAGCCAAAGTTGTAGAAACAACTACAGGAGGAATCACGTATTTAATGGACAAAAACAACGTTGATGTTTTTGAAGGTTTAGGTTCTTTTGAAGATGCAACACATGTTAAAATCACTAAAAAAGATGGTTCTTCAGAAATAATTGAAGGGACTAATATTATTATTGCAACAGGTTCTAAACCGTCTACTTTACCTTTTATTTCTTTAGATAAAGAACGTGTAATTACTTCTACTGAAGCTTTAAAATTACCAGAAGTACCAAAACATTTAATTGTAATTGGTGGTGGTGTTATTGGTTTAGAGTTAGGTTCTGTTTACAAACGTTTAGGTGCAGATGTTACTGTTGTAGAATATGCTCCAAAAATTACGCCAACTATGGATGCTGATGTTTCTAAAGAACTTACTAAAGTTTTAAAGAAACAAGGTATTAAATTTGCTGTAAGTCATGGTGTTACTTCTGTAGAAAGAAACGGTGATGAAGTTATCGTAAAAGCAAATAACAAAAAAGGTGAAGAAGTTACTTTTACTGGAGATTATTGTTTGGTTGCTGTTGGTAGAAAAGCATATACAGAAGGTTTAGGTTTAGAAAAAATTGGTGTAGAGGTTAACGAACGTGGTCAAGTTACTACAAACGATCATTTACAAACCAATGTTTCTAATATTTACGCAATTGGTGATGTTGTTAAAGGAGCAATGTTAGCACACAAGGCAGAAGAAGAAGGTGTTGTTGTAGCTGAATATTTAGCTGGAGAAAAACCACATATCGATTATAATTTAATTCCTGGTATTGTGTACACATGGCCAGAAGTTGCTGCTGTTGGTAAAACAGAACAAGAATTAAAAGATGCAAAAGTAGATTACAAAGTTGGTAAATTTTCTATGCGAGCTTTAGGTAGATCTCGTGCAAGTGGAGATACAGATGGTTTTGTAAAAGTTATTGCAGATAAAAATACAGATGAAATTTTAGGAGTTCACATGGTTGGTGCACGTGTTGCCGATTTAATTATGGAAGCTGCAGTTGCAATGGAATACAGAGCATCGGCAGAAGACTTAGCTAGAATTTGCCATGGTCACCCAACGTATTCTGAAGCGGTAAAAGAAGCTGCAAAAGCTGCTTGGGACGGTAAGCCGTTAAATGCTTAA
- a CDS encoding glycosyltransferase: MKNNLKELTIQNVLIIGYVWVEPNSSAAGSRMMQLIEQFLKHNFKITFASPAQKSEKATSLNSLGIDEVSIELNNASFDDFIKELQPTIVMFDRFMMEEQFGWRVAENCPNAIRILDTEDLHFLRKTRHQQLKKGEVFTTEALLKSADAKREIASILRCDISLIISSFEMDLLKSVFKIDEKILYYLPFLLDRIDENQQEKWKSFNERANFVFIGNFFHKPNVDAVLTLKTEIWSEIREQLPKAEVHIYGAYANQQINQLHNKKEGFIVKGFAEDAKEVVRNARVVLAPLRFGAGIKGKLTEAMICGSPSVTSTIGAEGMYDNLTWNGFVVNDFTEFSTKSIQLYTDENLWENSQKSGVEIINNIYDKEKLGVLFVNQIKEIQENLEQHRIHNFLGNLLQHQTLQATKYMSKWIEAKNSIQ, translated from the coding sequence ATGAAAAATAATTTGAAAGAATTGACAATACAAAATGTCTTAATTATTGGTTACGTTTGGGTTGAGCCAAATTCTTCTGCTGCAGGAAGTAGAATGATGCAATTAATTGAGCAGTTTTTAAAACATAATTTTAAAATAACTTTTGCTTCTCCTGCGCAAAAAAGTGAAAAAGCTACAAGTTTAAATTCTTTAGGGATTGATGAAGTTTCAATTGAATTAAACAATGCTTCTTTTGATGATTTTATAAAAGAGTTACAACCTACAATTGTCATGTTCGATCGTTTTATGATGGAAGAGCAATTTGGTTGGCGCGTTGCAGAAAATTGCCCAAATGCAATTCGAATTTTAGATACAGAAGATTTACACTTTTTAAGAAAAACTCGTCATCAGCAATTAAAGAAAGGAGAAGTTTTTACAACAGAAGCTTTATTAAAATCTGCGGATGCCAAAAGAGAAATTGCATCTATTTTGCGTTGCGATATCAGTTTGATTATCTCTAGTTTTGAAATGGATTTGTTAAAATCTGTTTTTAAGATTGATGAAAAAATCTTGTATTATCTACCTTTTTTATTAGATAGGATTGATGAAAATCAACAAGAAAAATGGAAGTCTTTTAATGAAAGAGCAAACTTTGTGTTTATTGGTAATTTCTTTCACAAACCAAATGTAGACGCTGTTTTAACTTTGAAAACTGAAATTTGGAGTGAAATTAGAGAGCAACTTCCAAAGGCAGAAGTTCATATTTATGGAGCGTATGCGAATCAACAAATAAATCAATTACATAATAAAAAGGAAGGTTTTATAGTAAAAGGCTTTGCAGAAGACGCTAAAGAAGTAGTGAGAAATGCGAGGGTTGTTTTAGCTCCGTTACGTTTTGGAGCAGGAATAAAAGGAAAACTGACCGAAGCCATGATTTGTGGGTCACCAAGTGTAACTTCTACAATTGGAGCAGAAGGAATGTATGATAACTTGACTTGGAATGGTTTTGTAGTAAATGATTTTACAGAATTTTCTACAAAATCGATTCAGTTATATACGGATGAAAATCTGTGGGAAAATTCGCAAAAAAGCGGAGTTGAAATCATTAATAACATCTATGATAAGGAAAAGTTAGGTGTGCTTTTTGTCAACCAAATAAAAGAAATTCAAGAAAATTTAGAACAACACAGAATACATAATTTTTTAGGGAATTTATTGCAACATCAAACCTTACAAGCTACAAAATATATGAGTAAATGGATTGAGGCTAAAAATAGTATTCAGTAA
- a CDS encoding glycoside hydrolase family 10 protein yields MKMLFYQNTKPIYFILLSTFLCISCSKKVYNTDVKKGNETQKNIEINKNIEAENNIEVENIIDLEKRVVPAPEREFRAAWIASVANINWPSKRGLSTKQQKEEAIKLLDLLHKNNFNAVVLQVRPQADAMYKSDLEPWSYFLTGTQGKAPSPYYDPLEFWIKEAHKRGLELHAWLNPYRAHHTTGGEITNASIASKHPELAVKLETGFYWLDPGNKKTQNHSYKVVMDIVERYNVDGIHFDDYFYPYPSYNNNKDFPDDKSWKAYLNTGGKLKRDDWRRDNVNQFVKSIYTNIKETKPNVKFGISPFGFWRPNYPASVTAGFDQYNELYADAKLWLNEGWIDYFTPQLYWPINRMDVSFPVLLNWWIEENTKERHLWPGMSIGREKGEEAIDEVINQIMITRGMTSKSPGTVHWSIAPLISSPELTAAIFNGPYKKQALIPSYPWLSKAIPEAPILSYTKGKENLLVNWTHKNIDEVANWVIYYKYNSKWDYHIHGSFTNSQNIPLIKVDAKNSKSRLNAIAITAVDKFGNESIVKEINL; encoded by the coding sequence ATGAAAATGCTTTTTTATCAAAATACAAAACCAATCTATTTTATTCTTTTATCTACTTTCTTATGTATTAGTTGTAGTAAAAAAGTTTATAATACAGATGTAAAAAAAGGCAATGAAACTCAAAAAAACATTGAAATTAACAAAAATATTGAAGCTGAAAATAATATTGAAGTAGAAAATATTATTGACCTAGAAAAAAGGGTCGTTCCTGCTCCAGAAAGAGAATTCAGAGCTGCTTGGATTGCGAGTGTAGCTAATATAAATTGGCCAAGTAAACGTGGTCTTTCTACCAAACAACAAAAAGAAGAAGCTATTAAATTATTAGACCTTCTTCATAAAAATAATTTTAACGCAGTGGTGTTACAAGTAAGACCTCAGGCAGACGCAATGTACAAAAGCGACTTAGAGCCTTGGTCTTATTTTTTAACAGGAACGCAAGGAAAAGCACCTTCTCCTTATTACGATCCATTAGAATTCTGGATTAAAGAAGCGCATAAAAGAGGGCTAGAGCTACATGCTTGGTTAAATCCTTATAGAGCACATCACACCACCGGAGGCGAAATAACAAATGCCTCAATTGCAAGTAAACACCCAGAATTGGCAGTAAAACTAGAAACTGGTTTTTATTGGTTAGATCCTGGAAATAAAAAAACACAAAACCACAGCTACAAAGTTGTTATGGATATTGTTGAAAGATATAATGTAGACGGAATTCATTTTGACGATTATTTTTATCCCTACCCTTCTTATAACAACAATAAAGATTTTCCTGATGACAAAAGTTGGAAAGCCTACTTAAACACTGGCGGAAAATTAAAAAGAGATGATTGGAGACGAGACAATGTAAACCAATTCGTTAAAAGTATTTATACAAACATAAAAGAAACAAAACCTAACGTAAAATTCGGAATTAGTCCTTTTGGTTTTTGGAGACCCAATTATCCTGCTTCTGTAACCGCTGGTTTTGATCAATATAACGAACTTTATGCTGATGCAAAACTTTGGTTAAACGAAGGCTGGATAGATTATTTTACACCGCAACTATATTGGCCAATTAATAGAATGGATGTTAGTTTTCCTGTTTTATTAAATTGGTGGATAGAAGAAAACACCAAAGAAAGACATCTTTGGCCAGGAATGAGTATTGGTAGAGAAAAAGGAGAAGAAGCAATTGACGAAGTTATAAATCAGATTATGATTACGCGCGGAATGACCTCAAAATCTCCAGGAACTGTTCATTGGAGCATTGCTCCTTTAATAAGTTCGCCAGAACTAACAGCAGCAATTTTTAATGGTCCCTATAAAAAACAAGCATTGATACCTAGTTATCCTTGGTTGAGTAAAGCAATACCAGAAGCTCCAATATTAAGTTACACTAAAGGAAAAGAAAATTTATTGGTAAATTGGACTCATAAGAATATTGATGAAGTTGCAAATTGGGTAATCTATTACAAATACAACTCTAAATGGGACTATCACATACATGGTTCTTTTACAAACTCACAAAACATTCCTTTGATAAAAGTTGATGCTAAAAATTCAAAAAGTAGATTAAATGCGATTGCAATCACTGCCGTTGATAAATTTGGAAACGAGAGTATTGTAAAGGAAATTAATTTATAG
- a CDS encoding DeoR/GlpR family DNA-binding transcription regulator → MKKKERQQKVVDEVSLNRQVSSTFLAEKLNVSEDTIRRDIKELDKKGLLTKVHGGAISTMQKLYHYNEDVIYKREEKVVIAKKAITLVEDGMVIIMSGGTTNLMLAKLFPKNLKATIYTYSLPIAMQLAEHPTIETIFIGGRIQRNSMVTTGIDVIQYLSNITANLCFIGVSAFNAEQGITGEGYEVALVKKAMIDSSERNVYLSTSNKLNIRLNYDICPLKEIDIAITDLELDDPILKPYVDSGVVLM, encoded by the coding sequence ATGAAGAAAAAAGAGAGACAGCAAAAAGTAGTAGATGAAGTAAGTCTTAACAGACAGGTTAGTTCTACTTTTTTGGCTGAAAAATTAAATGTATCAGAAGACACAATAAGAAGAGATATAAAAGAACTAGATAAAAAAGGTCTGTTAACCAAAGTTCATGGAGGTGCAATTTCTACCATGCAAAAACTTTACCATTACAATGAAGATGTCATCTACAAAAGAGAAGAAAAAGTTGTCATTGCTAAAAAGGCAATTACTTTAGTAGAAGACGGAATGGTTATTATAATGAGTGGTGGTACTACAAACTTAATGTTAGCTAAATTATTTCCAAAAAACTTAAAAGCAACCATTTATACATATAGTTTACCAATTGCAATGCAATTGGCAGAACACCCAACTATAGAAACCATATTTATTGGAGGTAGAATACAAAGAAACTCTATGGTAACAACTGGTATTGATGTAATTCAATATTTATCTAACATTACTGCAAATCTTTGCTTTATAGGGGTAAGTGCCTTTAATGCGGAACAAGGAATTACGGGAGAAGGCTATGAGGTTGCATTAGTTAAAAAAGCAATGATTGATTCTTCTGAACGCAATGTGTACCTATCTACTTCAAACAAACTAAATATCAGACTAAATTATGATATTTGCCCACTTAAAGAAATTGATATTGCCATTACAGATTTAGAACTAGATGACCCTATATTAAAACCCTATGTTGATTCTGGAGTAGTTTTAATGTAA
- a CDS encoding SusC/RagA family TonB-linked outer membrane protein gives MKKNYKLTLSLIVFLIVQSTFAQLKTISGVVTEKGSEIPLPEVSVFISQINKGSVTDFDGNYTIKAEDLKGKTIAFSYLGYKTITITLTGENQVINAELEADATGLDEIVVTALGIKRSAKSLGYSLTEVGGEDMSTVKSTSAVNSLQGRVAGVNISAGSGGAAGSSRVIIRGASSLTGNNQPLYVIDGIPIINNTNGSVVGATNDGTGDGGDDISSLNPDDIESVSVLKGSSAAALYGSLASNGVIMITTKSGKGQKRLGVELSSSFTFDKINTSLQNFQTTYGQGNNRLKPGYEYDGSGQAVEISNVANAIDDSFVSSLQSWGDKLDGSMVYNWDGTKRPYSNTGNNLDKFYNVGSTVINTVALSKGGEEYNYRFSFSNLDNDDIFPNTTLNRKSISLNASANITPKLTSTVNAKYVIEKVHNRINIGDTPGNANTVAYVLPSSLNITDLQPGFNEEGTELLFQPSQFISNPYWATDVFNNDDKKNRFTASTTLKYDFNDWLYLTGRAGIDTYDLSRRRVTPFGTAYRPAGEMTQEKSTYTLFNGDLMLGINKDLSDKISTSSIFGANTRTSSFESLSALGRGFIVEGLEDINNTTLPEPSFGYSKTKTNSLYGSVEVGYDKFFYLTFTGRNDWFSTLSFPGKTTPNNGFYWSLSQSLLLNELFDLPEQVNYAKVRASYAQVAGGASNAYSLNLDYAITGSFQGQSFGELNGNSIPNPNLVPFQKNEFEVGFDGRFFQNRLNLDFAYYQNQTTNDIVSASASQSSGFTSSILNIGELQNKGFEFLIGGTPIKTEDFSWYTSFNFGYNDSEIVHTDDEDTAINVDGSQTRSRTAIISHIVGENYGVIWGSSYKRDSEGNIMYNTTGSIPKPIQGENKILGQGVAPYTLGFSNSFKYKDFSLNFLIDAKFGGSVHSGTNRELMMRGLHEKTLEGREDGLVVSGIDDATGNPFTMTVAPENLRTYYGFIGEENSGISEEFVYSTDFIKFRELSIAYSLPKATLENIFVSDVRLSLIGRNLFYISKKIDNVDPEASLNNLNSQGIERFGTPSTRSYGFAINVKF, from the coding sequence ATGAAAAAAAATTACAAACTAACATTATCCTTGATAGTGTTTTTGATTGTGCAAAGTACGTTTGCTCAATTAAAGACAATTTCTGGAGTTGTTACAGAGAAAGGCAGTGAAATCCCGTTGCCCGAGGTTAGCGTTTTTATTAGTCAAATTAATAAGGGTAGTGTTACAGATTTTGACGGGAATTATACAATTAAAGCTGAGGATTTAAAAGGAAAAACAATAGCCTTTAGTTACCTTGGTTATAAAACGATTACAATAACCTTAACAGGAGAAAATCAAGTTATAAATGCAGAATTAGAGGCAGATGCTACTGGTTTAGACGAGATTGTGGTTACTGCACTAGGTATTAAGAGATCAGCAAAATCTTTAGGATATTCTTTAACTGAGGTTGGTGGCGAAGATATGTCTACAGTAAAAAGTACAAGTGCGGTTAATTCTCTGCAAGGTAGAGTTGCTGGGGTAAATATTTCTGCAGGTAGTGGTGGAGCCGCTGGATCTAGTAGGGTAATTATTCGTGGAGCAAGTTCATTAACAGGAAATAACCAGCCTTTGTATGTAATTGATGGAATTCCTATTATTAACAATACAAATGGGTCTGTTGTTGGTGCAACCAATGATGGAACTGGAGATGGAGGAGATGATATTTCTTCATTAAACCCAGATGATATTGAAAGTGTTTCCGTTTTAAAAGGAAGTTCAGCTGCAGCACTTTACGGTTCTTTAGCGTCTAACGGAGTTATTATGATTACCACAAAATCAGGAAAAGGTCAAAAAAGATTAGGTGTAGAGCTTTCTAGTTCTTTTACTTTTGATAAAATTAATACAAGTTTACAAAATTTTCAAACTACTTATGGTCAAGGTAATAATAGGTTAAAGCCTGGTTACGAGTATGATGGTAGTGGTCAGGCGGTTGAAATTTCTAATGTAGCCAATGCTATTGATGATTCTTTTGTAAGTTCTTTACAGTCTTGGGGAGATAAATTAGATGGCTCAATGGTTTATAATTGGGATGGTACTAAAAGACCTTATTCTAATACCGGAAATAATTTAGATAAATTTTATAATGTAGGTTCTACAGTTATAAATACAGTAGCATTATCAAAAGGAGGCGAGGAATATAATTATCGTTTTTCTTTTTCTAATTTAGATAATGATGATATTTTTCCGAATACGACTTTAAATAGAAAATCGATATCATTAAATGCTTCTGCAAATATTACTCCTAAATTAACATCAACAGTTAATGCTAAATATGTGATTGAAAAAGTGCATAATCGTATTAATATTGGAGATACACCAGGTAATGCAAACACAGTAGCGTATGTGTTACCAAGCAGTCTTAATATTACAGATTTACAGCCAGGTTTTAATGAGGAAGGTACAGAATTATTGTTTCAACCAAGTCAGTTTATTTCTAACCCATATTGGGCAACAGATGTATTTAATAATGATGATAAGAAAAATAGATTTACAGCATCTACAACTTTAAAATATGATTTTAATGATTGGCTGTATCTTACAGGTCGTGCAGGTATTGATACGTATGATTTAAGTAGAAGAAGGGTTACTCCATTCGGAACAGCATACAGGCCAGCAGGTGAAATGACACAAGAAAAATCTACATACACGTTATTTAATGGAGATTTAATGTTAGGTATAAATAAAGATTTATCAGATAAAATTTCTACGAGCTCAATTTTTGGAGCAAATACAAGAACATCATCTTTCGAATCTTTAAGTGCATTGGGTAGAGGTTTTATTGTAGAAGGTTTAGAAGATATTAACAATACAACGTTACCAGAACCAAGTTTTGGATATTCTAAAACAAAAACGAATTCTCTTTATGGATCTGTTGAAGTAGGTTATGATAAGTTTTTTTACTTAACATTTACAGGAAGGAATGATTGGTTTTCTACACTTTCCTTTCCAGGTAAAACAACTCCAAATAATGGGTTTTACTGGTCTTTAAGTCAGAGTTTACTGTTAAACGAATTGTTTGATTTACCAGAGCAGGTTAATTATGCTAAAGTAAGAGCAAGTTACGCACAAGTTGCCGGTGGGGCTAGTAATGCGTATAGTTTAAATTTAGATTATGCAATTACAGGTTCTTTTCAAGGACAGTCTTTCGGAGAATTAAATGGTAACTCTATTCCTAATCCTAACTTAGTTCCTTTTCAAAAGAATGAATTTGAAGTAGGTTTTGATGGACGTTTTTTCCAAAATCGTTTAAATTTAGACTTTGCTTATTATCAAAATCAAACTACTAATGATATTGTAAGTGCTTCTGCATCTCAATCATCTGGTTTTACGTCTTCGATTCTTAATATTGGAGAACTTCAAAATAAAGGATTTGAGTTTTTAATTGGAGGTACTCCTATTAAAACTGAAGATTTTTCATGGTATACTTCTTTCAATTTTGGATATAATGACAGTGAAATTGTTCACACAGATGATGAGGATACTGCCATTAATGTTGATGGTAGCCAGACGCGTTCTAGAACCGCAATTATTTCTCATATAGTTGGCGAAAATTATGGTGTAATTTGGGGTTCTTCATACAAAAGAGATAGTGAGGGTAACATCATGTATAATACAACGGGTTCTATCCCGAAACCAATTCAAGGAGAAAATAAAATTTTAGGTCAAGGTGTTGCACCGTATACTTTAGGTTTTTCTAACTCTTTTAAATACAAAGATTTTTCATTAAACTTTTTAATAGATGCTAAGTTTGGTGGAAGTGTTCATTCTGGAACCAATAGAGAATTAATGATGAGAGGTTTGCATGAAAAAACACTAGAAGGTCGTGAAGATGGTTTGGTGGTGTCTGGTATAGATGATGCAACAGGAAATCCATTTACAATGACTGTAGCCCCAGAAAATTTAAGAACCTATTATGGTTTTATTGGTGAAGAGAATTCTGGTATTTCAGAAGAGTTTGTGTACAGTACAGATTTTATAAAATTTAGAGAATTAAGTATCGCTTATAGTTTGCCTAAAGCAACTTTAGAAAACATTTTTGTAAGCGATGTAAGGCTTTCTTTAATAGGAAGAAACTTATTTTATATTTCTAAAAAAATAGATAATGTAGATCCAGAAGCTTCATTAAACAATTTAAATTCTCAAGGTATAGAAAGATTCGGAACACCATCAACTAGAAGTTATGGATTCGCAATAAATGTTAAATTTTAA
- a CDS encoding SusD/RagB family nutrient-binding outer membrane lipoprotein, with amino-acid sequence MKKIFISFIIIMFALSACDDGFEELNVNPTKPVQLDPSTKFTYIQLYTGGSSYVAYLFWNIIHLMQNVQHLNNTSYASFLYKEGNTHWLFEEQFKTTVKNIADLESQLEVSTEATASIDLAITRVQKVLIFSRITDVYGDIPYSEAGKGFLEGVRFPKYDQQSAIYADMLLSLENAAATLSAGGTSSFGSADLMFSGDVAKWNKFANSLMLRLAMRMVKVDEAGAKSWATKAIDGGVMTSNADIAYIQYENSANDGGPNVNPLTKGFTSRASTQVKISKTFMDFMKTRNDPRVSVLASTVDGNTDFALQFGQDINDETRGDANSKPNINIFGGSGTIIYDAPFFFQTYAEVEFMLAEAAERWGLSGGTSNVETHYNAGVTAAMQYLSMYGHGVEITTAEIDTYLNSNPFVPAQALKMINEQYWVATFGNGLETFSNWKRSGYPELVPANVAATLTNGEIPRRLPYPASEKLNNSVNVEAAIVLQGGDLLTTRMWWDKK; translated from the coding sequence ATGAAAAAAATATTTATTTCATTCATAATTATAATGTTTGCGTTAAGTGCTTGTGACGACGGTTTCGAAGAACTTAATGTAAATCCAACAAAGCCAGTACAATTAGATCCTTCTACAAAATTCACCTATATTCAGTTATATACAGGTGGTAGCAGTTATGTAGCGTATTTATTTTGGAATATTATTCATTTAATGCAAAACGTACAGCATTTAAACAATACGTCGTATGCATCATTTTTATATAAAGAAGGAAATACACATTGGTTGTTTGAAGAGCAATTTAAAACTACGGTAAAAAATATTGCAGATTTAGAATCTCAATTAGAAGTAAGTACAGAAGCAACTGCATCTATAGATTTAGCAATTACCAGAGTACAAAAAGTATTAATTTTTAGTAGAATTACTGATGTTTATGGAGATATTCCTTACAGTGAAGCTGGTAAAGGTTTTTTAGAAGGAGTTCGTTTTCCAAAATATGATCAACAAAGTGCTATTTATGCAGATATGTTATTGTCTTTAGAAAACGCAGCGGCTACCTTAAGTGCTGGTGGAACAAGTTCTTTTGGTTCTGCAGATTTAATGTTTTCTGGAGATGTTGCAAAGTGGAATAAATTTGCAAATTCATTAATGTTGCGTTTGGCAATGCGAATGGTAAAAGTAGATGAAGCTGGTGCAAAATCTTGGGCAACCAAAGCTATTGATGGAGGCGTAATGACTAGCAATGCAGATATTGCATACATACAATATGAAAACTCTGCAAATGATGGAGGACCAAATGTAAATCCTTTAACAAAAGGTTTTACTTCTAGAGCATCAACACAGGTTAAAATTTCTAAAACTTTTATGGATTTTATGAAAACAAGAAACGATCCAAGAGTTTCTGTTTTAGCATCCACAGTTGATGGAAATACTGATTTTGCATTACAATTTGGGCAAGATATTAATGATGAAACAAGGGGAGATGCAAACTCTAAACCAAATATAAATATTTTTGGAGGGTCTGGTACTATAATTTATGATGCACCTTTTTTCTTTCAAACGTATGCAGAAGTAGAGTTTATGTTAGCAGAAGCAGCAGAACGTTGGGGATTATCTGGCGGAACTTCTAATGTTGAAACACATTATAACGCAGGTGTAACAGCGGCAATGCAATATTTATCTATGTATGGGCATGGTGTAGAAATTACAACTGCAGAAATAGATACATATTTAAATTCAAATCCATTTGTACCAGCGCAAGCTTTAAAAATGATAAATGAACAATATTGGGTAGCAACTTTTGGAAACGGTTTAGAAACTTTTTCTAACTGGAAAAGATCAGGCTATCCAGAATTAGTTCCTGCAAATGTAGCAGCAACGCTTACAAATGGAGAAATTCCAAGAAGACTTCCATATCCTGCGTCTGAAAAATTGAATAATTCAGTAAATGTAGAGGCTGCAATAGTTTTACAAGGAGGAGACCTTTTAACTACCAGAATGTGGTGGGATAAAAAATAA